One genomic window of Terriglobia bacterium includes the following:
- the rfbB gene encoding dTDP-glucose 4,6-dehydratase — protein MRLLVTGGAGFIGSNFVRSILARYPGYRILVLDKLTYAGNLENLAGLEADPRYQFHQGDVCDQEPLGSILGSGVDAVVNFAAESHVDRSILDASEFARTNIVGTLNLLQASRKAGVKRFLQISTDEVYGSLGPAGAFTETTPLAPNSPYAASKASADLLARSYHCTYGFPCLITRCSNNYGPYQFPEKLIPLLVTNAVAGIALPIYGDGLYTRDWIHVHDHCMALDRVLHHGRPGEVYNIGARQEKTNLEITRLILQTLGKDESLITFVADRPGHDRRYAIDSSKIERELGWKPEIPFESGMGRTIDWYLQNPIWVEHVRSGAYRTYYERMYQDRKRTLAEL, from the coding sequence ATGCGATTGCTGGTGACGGGCGGGGCCGGGTTTATCGGCTCAAATTTCGTGCGCTCGATTTTGGCGCGCTATCCCGGCTATCGGATCCTTGTGCTCGATAAGCTTACCTATGCCGGCAATCTGGAAAATCTCGCAGGTCTGGAAGCAGATCCCCGGTATCAATTCCATCAAGGCGACGTTTGCGACCAGGAGCCGCTCGGATCGATCCTGGGATCGGGGGTGGATGCTGTCGTAAACTTCGCCGCAGAGTCGCACGTCGACCGCAGCATCCTGGACGCTTCGGAATTCGCCCGCACCAACATCGTTGGTACCCTGAACTTGCTGCAGGCCTCCCGAAAAGCCGGCGTGAAGCGCTTCCTGCAGATCTCGACCGACGAGGTTTACGGCAGCCTGGGCCCAGCCGGCGCGTTTACCGAAACAACCCCGCTCGCGCCCAACAGCCCTTATGCCGCCAGCAAAGCCTCCGCCGACCTGCTGGCGCGCAGCTATCATTGTACCTACGGCTTTCCGTGCCTGATCACGCGCTGCTCGAACAACTACGGTCCCTATCAGTTTCCCGAAAAGCTCATTCCTCTGCTCGTCACCAACGCCGTGGCCGGAATCGCGCTGCCGATATATGGAGACGGGCTCTACACGCGGGATTGGATTCACGTCCATGACCACTGCATGGCCCTGGATCGCGTCCTCCACCATGGCCGCCCCGGCGAGGTCTACAACATCGGCGCCCGGCAGGAAAAGACCAATCTCGAAATCACGCGTTTGATCCTGCAGACCCTTGGAAAGGATGAGAGCCTGATTACCTTCGTGGCCGACCGGCCGGGTCACGACCGCCGTTACGCCATCGACTCTTCAAAGATCGAACGCGAGCTGGGGTGGAAACCGGAGATCCCCTTTGAGAGCGGGATGGGCAGGACGATCGACTGGTACCTCCAGAATCCCATCTGGGTGGAGCATGTCAGGAGCGGCGCCTATCGGACCTACTATGAGCGCATGTACCAGGATCGGAAGCGCACGCTGGCCGAGCTGTGA
- the rfbD gene encoding dTDP-4-dehydrorhamnose reductase, whose amino-acid sequence MKVMVLGSRGMLGTDLMGTLATCDLLGLDLPELDITDAGQCRARVQEFSPEVIINAAALTNVDYCESHEEEAFLINGEAAGNLAAAAHAVGALLVYYGTDYIFDGTREDGYHEEDAPNPLSVYGKSKLRGEQLLRSLCPNHLILRTSWLFGCHGKNFIRTIVGAARQGQPLRVVDDQRGNPTYTQDLAARTKAMLERGCQGTYHVTNGGSCTWYELACRSVEWAAVAGASVEPVKTPQFPRPAPRPACSILADTRLRREGFPPMRPWQEAVRDYIATCLSVP is encoded by the coding sequence ATGAAAGTCATGGTGCTCGGATCCCGCGGCATGTTGGGTACGGATCTGATGGGGACGCTCGCCACCTGCGACCTCCTCGGACTCGACCTGCCGGAGCTGGACATCACGGACGCCGGGCAATGCCGCGCACGCGTCCAGGAGTTCAGCCCCGAAGTGATCATCAACGCCGCCGCCCTGACCAACGTCGACTACTGTGAATCGCATGAGGAAGAGGCCTTCCTGATTAACGGAGAGGCAGCGGGAAACCTGGCGGCGGCCGCGCACGCCGTGGGCGCGCTCCTCGTCTACTACGGCACCGACTACATCTTCGACGGCACCAGGGAGGACGGCTATCATGAGGAGGACGCCCCCAATCCGCTGAGTGTATATGGCAAATCAAAATTGCGCGGGGAACAGTTGTTGCGTTCTCTTTGTCCGAACCACCTGATTCTGCGGACATCCTGGCTTTTCGGCTGCCACGGCAAGAACTTCATCCGCACGATCGTAGGCGCTGCCAGGCAGGGCCAGCCCCTGCGTGTCGTGGATGACCAGCGTGGGAACCCCACCTATACGCAGGATCTGGCGGCACGTACGAAGGCGATGCTGGAGCGGGGTTGCCAGGGAACGTATCACGTGACCAATGGCGGATCATGCACGTGGTACGAGCTTGCCTGCCGGTCCGTGGAATGGGCTGCCGTGGCAGGCGCCAGTGTCGAGCCGGTGAAGACGCCCCAGTTCCCACGGCCGGCGCCCCGGCCGGCCTGCTCGATTCTGGCGGACACGCGTCTCCGGCGGGAGGGCTTCCCCCCGATGCGCCCGTGGCAAGAGGCGGTGCGCGACTACATCGCCACCTGTTTATCCGTGCCCTGA
- the smpB gene encoding SsrA-binding protein SmpB, translating into MEKKTSGEKLVASNKKAFHDYFVLERLEAGIALLGTEVKSIREGRINLKDSYAIVKDGEPVLLNCHISPYSHGNRQNHDPTRTRKLLLHHKEIRKLIGKTQEKGLTLVPLRVYLTRGRVKVELGVARGKKEYDKRETERRKEVDRETRAAMKTHQKPGVRP; encoded by the coding sequence ATGGAAAAGAAAACCTCGGGCGAGAAGCTCGTCGCTTCCAACAAGAAGGCATTTCACGATTACTTCGTATTGGAGAGGCTCGAGGCTGGAATCGCGCTCCTCGGTACGGAGGTGAAGTCGATCCGCGAAGGCCGGATCAACTTGAAGGACAGCTATGCGATCGTCAAGGACGGGGAACCGGTTCTATTAAACTGTCACATAAGCCCTTATTCACACGGGAACCGTCAGAACCACGATCCGACCCGCACCCGGAAGCTGCTGCTGCACCACAAGGAAATCCGCAAGCTCATCGGCAAAACCCAGGAAAAAGGACTGACGCTGGTTCCGCTGCGGGTATATCTGACCCGCGGCCGCGTCAAAGTGGAGCTCGGCGTGGCGCGCGGCAAGAAGGAGTACGACAAGCGCGAGACGGAGCGCCGGAAGGAAGTAGACCGGGAAACCAGGGCAGCCATGAAGACGCACCAAAAACCAGGTGTCAGGCCTTGA